The following proteins come from a genomic window of Megalops cyprinoides isolate fMegCyp1 chromosome 6, fMegCyp1.pri, whole genome shotgun sequence:
- the LOC118779845 gene encoding rho-related GTP-binding protein RhoA-D-like: MAAIRKKLVIVGDGACGKTCLLIVFSKDQFPEVYVPTVFENYIADIEVDGKQVELALWDTAGQEDYDRLRPLSYPDTDVILMCFSIDSPDSLENIPEKWTPEVKHFCPNVPIILVGNKKDLRNDEHTRRELAKMKQDPVKPEEGRDMANRISAFGYLECSAKTKDGVREVFEMATRAALQVRKRKKRSGCLLL, from the exons ATGGCAGCCATCCGGAAGAAGCTGGTGATCGTGGGGGATGGAGCGTGCGGGAAGACCTGCCTGCTCATCGTCTTCAGCAAAGACCAGTTCCCCGAGGTCTACGTGCCCACGGTGTTCGAGAACTACATCGCCGACATCGAGGTGGACGGTAAACAG GTGGAGCTGGCGCTTTGGGACACAGCGGGCCAGGAGGACTACGACCGGCTGCGACCGCTGTCCTACCCCGACACAGATGTCATCCTCATGTGCTTTTCCATCGACAGCCCTGACAGTTTAG AGAACATTCCGGAGAAGTGGACCCCTGAGGTGAAGCACTTCTGCCCCAACGTCCCAATCATTCTAGTGGGAAACAAGAAGGACCTGCGGAATGATGAACACACACGCAGGGAGCTTGCCAAGATGAAGCAG GACCCAGTGAAGCCAGAGGAGGGCCGGGACATGGCCAACCGCATCAGCGCGTTCGGCTACCTGGAGTGCTCCGCGAAGACCAAGGATGGTGTGCGGGAGGTGTTTGAGATGGCCACCAGGGCGGCACTGCAGGTCCGCAAGCGCAAGAAGAGAAGTGGGTGCCTGCTGTTGTGA